In the genome of Fundidesulfovibrio soli, one region contains:
- a CDS encoding two-component regulator propeller domain-containing protein yields MRFVVGRKREHTGSILTGLLLAAAALSCLWLHPARALAAQEGYVPRFQHFGVEDGLAQSSAVCLAQDSQGFLWVGTYAGLSRFDGYGFRNFTAGPDGRSGLADNNIRSLTVSRDGTLWVGTRSGGLSRYDGASQTFSSYLNNPSDLGSVPSNEIHAIHEAPNGIMLLGTSLGLAEWSPLLNRCLARAGGELPKGARDVVSIAQTPSGVIWVASRKQVSRYDLDAHALHPLENKELSKVLSRSGASALFADGEGTLWVGTETAGLLRVDLGSGKVESFLPDAYIYRMLRDSRGDLWAASDKGLARYRVGDGVEGFELFASNPFDPDSLSQNDAMSLLEDASGILWVGTYSGGLNKLVPGARYFSSYRKIPGDSNSLPGREVSAVLRDREGLVWVGTRYDGLACMGGGDAPGRRKVLKVYRHDPKTPDSLAEDSINCLMEDSKGRIWVGTVDSGLSVLDKKTGRFTTYSHNPADPNSLSQDKIWCLLEDTDGIIWVGTSKAGLNRLNPATGKVTRYMHDASDPCSISHDRVRRIVQARDGSLLIGTNAGLNRMDRGTGKFTHWSNEPGNPGSLSNDRVTPILEDPSGTLWIGTDNGLNRYNPDTGLFTRYGVAQGLADDGIQGLAMDGAGEVWMSTFKGISRLNPEMGDVRNYSRRDGLVGLEFTMNAYYQAADGELFFGGFSGLNSFYPSQVEANVHAPPVAICELRVNNRPRPLPGYPKAGEVRLEPGDHSLGIDFSGMDFANTGRNRYAYMLEGFDASWVDSGQVHSATYTNLDPGSYRFLVKAANNEGFWGGETEILSAVVVPPYWRTLWFKSLLGLMALGVAYSGYAWRLGSLKARRLELEQTVARQTASLRHEIDERVKAEAELRESQQSFQAIFQYSPVAVIISSMADGRLIQVNNAFCSLMGQPVEELLGRTGLEIGLWEGPEQRRDVVEKLRERRLLLNMELGTITRGGRRIYTLCSVAVVDLFKEPCALWLISDISDRKTLEEEIIAARERAEAANQAKSDFLANVSHEIRSPLNAILGLTELAINRGPEPELRSLLEKVTSASHVLLGVINDLLDISKIEAGRMELCPAPFSLRAVLTRLRDIFEHKAQEKGVGFSVEIGPDIPESVLGDSLRLEQVLINLVGNAVKFTEKGGVSVSAGCEQEPDGSVLLRCTVRDSGIGLTPEQLEKVFQPFVQAEGSTSRRFGGTGLGLSIVSRLVAMMGGEVTVQSEPGQGSAFTFTARFAPDAGAGATEAANARALASLQGLRVLVVDDNDLNRELTTELVRMAGMEPTPAAGGREALELLENNSFDIALLDVQMPVMDGYQLARAIRDRHDGRRMLLLALTAHAMSGDREKCVAAGMDDYLTKPVMPDVLFSTIGRLVRPQACQS; encoded by the coding sequence ATGCGTTTCGTCGTCGGCCGGAAGAGGGAACACACAGGCTCAATCCTGACGGGGCTGCTCCTGGCGGCTGCCGCGCTCTCGTGCCTGTGGCTTCATCCGGCCCGGGCCCTGGCCGCGCAGGAAGGCTACGTGCCCCGCTTCCAGCATTTCGGCGTGGAGGACGGGCTGGCCCAGTCCTCCGCCGTGTGCCTGGCCCAGGACTCGCAGGGCTTTCTCTGGGTGGGCACGTATGCCGGGCTTTCCCGCTTCGACGGCTACGGGTTCAGGAACTTCACCGCCGGCCCCGACGGCCGCAGCGGGCTGGCCGACAACAACATCCGATCCCTGACGGTCTCCCGCGACGGCACGCTCTGGGTCGGCACGCGCAGCGGAGGACTCTCCCGCTATGACGGGGCTTCCCAGACCTTCTCCAGTTATCTGAACAACCCCTCCGACTTGGGCTCCGTTCCCTCCAACGAGATCCACGCCATCCACGAAGCCCCAAACGGCATCATGCTTCTGGGCACATCCCTGGGGCTTGCCGAGTGGTCCCCCCTCCTGAATCGCTGCCTGGCCCGGGCGGGTGGGGAACTGCCCAAGGGTGCCAGAGACGTGGTGAGCATCGCCCAGACCCCCTCGGGCGTGATCTGGGTGGCCTCCCGCAAGCAGGTCTCCCGCTACGACCTCGACGCGCATGCTCTGCATCCGCTTGAAAACAAGGAACTCTCCAAGGTGTTGTCCAGATCGGGCGCGAGCGCGCTCTTCGCCGATGGCGAAGGCACGCTCTGGGTGGGCACCGAAACCGCAGGGCTGCTGCGGGTGGACCTGGGTTCCGGCAAAGTGGAATCCTTCCTGCCGGATGCCTACATCTACCGAATGCTGCGCGACAGCCGAGGGGATCTCTGGGCCGCCAGCGACAAGGGGCTGGCCCGCTACCGCGTCGGGGACGGCGTAGAGGGCTTCGAGTTGTTCGCATCCAACCCCTTCGATCCCGACTCGCTCAGCCAGAACGACGCCATGTCCCTGCTGGAGGACGCCTCCGGCATCCTTTGGGTGGGCACCTATTCGGGCGGCCTGAACAAGCTTGTGCCGGGGGCGCGCTATTTCTCCTCCTACAGGAAAATCCCGGGCGATTCCAACAGCCTGCCCGGGCGCGAGGTCAGCGCCGTGCTGCGGGACCGGGAAGGGCTGGTCTGGGTGGGCACCCGCTACGACGGGCTGGCCTGCATGGGCGGGGGGGACGCGCCGGGGCGCCGCAAGGTGCTCAAGGTCTACCGGCATGACCCCAAGACCCCGGACAGCCTGGCCGAGGATTCCATCAATTGCCTCATGGAGGATTCCAAAGGCCGCATCTGGGTGGGCACGGTGGATTCCGGCCTCAGCGTGCTGGACAAGAAGACGGGCCGGTTCACCACGTACAGCCACAACCCTGCCGATCCGAACAGCCTGAGCCAGGACAAGATATGGTGCCTGCTCGAGGACACCGACGGCATCATCTGGGTGGGCACCAGCAAGGCCGGGCTCAACCGGCTGAATCCCGCCACCGGGAAGGTGACGCGCTACATGCACGACGCCTCCGACCCCTGCAGCATCAGCCACGACCGCGTGCGCCGCATCGTCCAGGCGAGGGATGGATCGCTTCTCATCGGCACCAACGCCGGGCTCAACCGCATGGATCGCGGCACGGGCAAGTTCACCCATTGGAGCAACGAACCCGGAAACCCGGGCAGCCTCTCAAACGACCGGGTGACGCCCATCCTGGAGGATCCCTCCGGTACGCTCTGGATCGGCACGGACAACGGGCTTAACCGCTACAACCCCGATACCGGCCTGTTCACGCGCTACGGCGTGGCGCAGGGCCTGGCTGACGACGGCATCCAGGGCCTTGCGATGGACGGCGCGGGCGAGGTCTGGATGAGCACCTTCAAGGGAATCTCCAGGCTGAACCCGGAAATGGGCGATGTGCGCAACTATTCCCGCCGCGACGGCCTGGTGGGGCTTGAGTTCACCATGAACGCCTACTACCAGGCGGCCGACGGGGAGCTGTTCTTCGGGGGATTTTCCGGCCTGAACTCCTTCTACCCCAGCCAGGTGGAAGCCAACGTCCACGCCCCGCCGGTGGCCATCTGCGAGTTGCGGGTGAACAACCGGCCCCGCCCGCTTCCGGGATATCCGAAGGCCGGCGAGGTGCGGCTCGAACCTGGCGACCACAGCCTGGGCATCGACTTCTCCGGCATGGACTTCGCCAACACGGGGCGCAACCGCTACGCTTACATGCTGGAGGGCTTCGACGCCTCCTGGGTGGATAGCGGACAGGTCCACAGCGCCACCTACACCAACCTGGACCCAGGGAGCTACCGCTTCCTGGTCAAGGCGGCCAACAACGAAGGCTTCTGGGGGGGCGAGACCGAGATCCTCTCCGCGGTGGTGGTGCCGCCGTACTGGCGCACGCTGTGGTTCAAATCGTTGCTTGGGCTCATGGCGCTGGGAGTGGCCTACTCGGGATATGCCTGGCGCCTGGGCAGCCTCAAGGCGCGGAGGCTTGAGCTCGAGCAGACGGTGGCCCGCCAGACGGCCTCCCTGCGCCACGAGATCGATGAACGCGTGAAGGCCGAGGCCGAACTGCGCGAGAGCCAGCAGAGCTTCCAGGCCATCTTCCAATACAGCCCCGTGGCTGTGATCATCAGCTCCATGGCGGACGGCCGCCTCATCCAGGTGAACAATGCCTTCTGCAGCCTGATGGGCCAGCCCGTGGAGGAGCTGCTGGGCCGCACCGGCCTGGAGATCGGTCTCTGGGAGGGGCCGGAGCAGCGCAGGGATGTGGTGGAGAAGCTCAGGGAGCGGCGCCTGCTCCTGAACATGGAACTCGGGACCATCACCCGCGGCGGAAGAAGAATCTACACGCTCTGCTCCGTGGCAGTGGTGGACCTCTTCAAGGAACCCTGCGCCCTGTGGCTCATCTCCGACATCAGCGACCGCAAGACCCTCGAAGAGGAGATCATCGCCGCGCGCGAACGGGCCGAGGCGGCCAACCAGGCCAAGAGCGACTTTCTGGCCAACGTCAGCCACGAGATCCGCTCCCCCCTCAACGCCATCCTGGGGCTCACGGAGCTGGCCATCAACCGCGGGCCTGAGCCGGAGCTGCGCTCCCTGCTGGAGAAGGTCACCTCCGCGAGCCACGTGCTGCTGGGCGTCATCAACGATCTGCTGGACATCTCCAAGATCGAGGCCGGCAGGATGGAGCTGTGCCCCGCGCCGTTCTCCCTGCGCGCGGTGCTCACGCGACTGCGCGACATCTTCGAGCACAAGGCGCAGGAGAAGGGGGTTGGCTTCAGCGTGGAGATCGGGCCTGACATCCCCGAATCGGTGCTGGGCGACAGCCTGCGCCTGGAGCAGGTGCTCATCAACCTGGTGGGCAACGCCGTGAAGTTCACCGAGAAGGGCGGGGTGTCCGTGTCGGCCGGTTGCGAACAGGAGCCCGACGGCTCCGTCCTGTTGCGCTGCACCGTGCGGGACAGCGGCATCGGCTTGACCCCGGAGCAGCTGGAAAAGGTGTTCCAGCCCTTCGTGCAGGCCGAGGGCTCCACATCCAGGCGCTTCGGCGGCACCGGCCTGGGGCTTTCCATCGTGAGCCGCCTGGTGGCAATGATGGGCGGCGAGGTCACGGTGCAGAGCGAGCCCGGGCAGGGCAGCGCCTTCACCTTTACGGCCCGCTTCGCCCCGGACGCTGGGGCCGGGGCCACCGAAGCCGCGAACGCTCGCGCGCTGGCCTCGCTGCAGGGCCTGAGGGTGCTGGTCGTGGACGACAACGACCTCAACCGGGAGCTCACCACCGAGCTCGTGCGCATGGCCGGCATGGAGCCAACGCCCGCCGCCGGGGGCCGGGAGGCGTTGGAGTTGCTGGAGAATAATTCCTTCGATATCGCCCTGCTGGACGTGCAGATGCCCGTCATGGACGGCTACCAGCTGGCGCGCGCCATCCGCGACAGGCACGACGGGCGGCGGATGCTGCTGCTGGCCCTCACGGCCCACGCCATGTCCGGCGACAGGGAAAAGTGCGTGGCCGCGGGCATGGACGACTACCTGACCAAACCTGTGATGCCGGACGTTCTCTTCTCCACCATCGGGCGGCTTGTACGGCCGCAGGCCTGCCAATCCTGA
- the prmC gene encoding peptide chain release factor N(5)-glutamine methyltransferase yields MSRQPTLRDILAKTENYFREKNVDSPRLSAQLILGKGLGVDRMGLFLNLDRPMLPAELDALRPLVARRGRGEPVAYITGEREFFSMAFAVDSNVLIPRPETEQIVEEALRAFPRETELVFADLGCGSGCLAVTLAAQFTASRGVALDVSPGALAVARANAARHNVEGRLEFVQGTFADLPAQPCGYTLVVSNPPYVSEAEYGELSPEVAAFEPRGALVPDTGAPGANGLEAYPEVARVARERLAPGGVLILEIGWKQGQAVKELLESQEFGFEGVGVLKDLAGLDRVVIGRRPC; encoded by the coding sequence ATGAGCAGACAGCCCACCCTCCGCGACATCCTGGCCAAGACGGAAAACTATTTCCGCGAAAAGAACGTGGACTCCCCGCGCCTCTCCGCCCAGCTCATCCTGGGCAAGGGCCTGGGAGTGGACCGCATGGGCCTCTTCCTGAACCTGGACCGGCCCATGCTGCCCGCCGAGCTGGACGCCTTGCGCCCCCTGGTGGCCCGGCGGGGCAGGGGCGAGCCCGTGGCCTACATTACCGGGGAGCGCGAATTCTTCAGCATGGCCTTCGCTGTGGATTCCAACGTGCTGATCCCCAGGCCCGAGACCGAACAGATCGTCGAGGAGGCCCTGCGGGCCTTCCCGCGCGAGACGGAGCTGGTCTTCGCCGACCTGGGCTGCGGCTCCGGCTGCCTGGCCGTGACCCTCGCCGCCCAGTTCACGGCCTCGCGTGGCGTGGCCCTGGACGTGAGCCCCGGAGCGCTGGCCGTGGCCCGCGCCAACGCCGCCCGGCACAACGTGGAAGGCAGGCTGGAGTTCGTGCAGGGCACCTTCGCGGACCTGCCCGCCCAGCCCTGCGGCTACACCCTCGTCGTCTCCAACCCGCCCTACGTCAGCGAGGCCGAATACGGCGAGCTCTCCCCCGAGGTGGCCGCGTTCGAGCCGCGCGGCGCCCTTGTCCCGGATACCGGAGCGCCCGGCGCGAACGGGCTGGAGGCCTACCCCGAGGTGGCCCGCGTGGCCCGCGAGCGGCTGGCCCCCGGCGGAGTGCTCATCCTGGAGATCGGCTGGAAGCAGGGGCAGGCCGTCAAAGAGCTGCTGGAATCCCAGGAGTTCGGCTTCGAAGGGGTAGGGGTGCTCAAGGACCTTGCCGGGCTGGACCGCGTGGTCATCGGCCGCAGGCCCTGCTGA
- a CDS encoding fused MFS/spermidine synthase, with product MLEVAVFLCGAVVMVMELAASRVLAPFLGTSTVVWTSIIGVILGAMSLGYWWGGRLADKSPKPSTLALVILGASGFTALIGFSRSFIVEMIQYSGSGLHLGSLQAAMLLFAPPATLLGMVAPFAARIRLSDCAHAGRTVGRLYALSTLGSIVGTFAGGFFLISWFGSAAIQFLLAAVLVLASLLCHAGRWQPKACLAAAYVGLYLLAAFDAEAYAARNIHDVDTPYQRVLVYPSRDFTTGKSTLAMSTGPEGVQGAVYPDEPGGLALNYTRFLTLAGHFAPDFRSVLVLGGGAYAFPKYVLEHHPQARVDVVELDPGVTRLAREHFFLRDDPRMRLIQEDARTFLNANKARYDVIVEDVFNSHASIPFHLTTVETARRLSDALEDRGVLLVNSICALEGPVSRLYTSLYATLRAVFPQVHVIRAWTSGDPAAMQNVLFVCFKDAEERPWTSGDEERQARLDRRIEPPSLAGALVLTDDFAPVERFITGW from the coding sequence ATGCTTGAAGTGGCGGTGTTCCTGTGCGGCGCGGTGGTCATGGTCATGGAGTTGGCCGCCTCCCGGGTGCTTGCGCCCTTTCTGGGCACCTCCACCGTGGTCTGGACCAGCATCATCGGCGTGATCCTGGGGGCCATGTCCCTGGGCTACTGGTGGGGCGGCAGGCTGGCGGACAAGAGCCCCAAACCATCCACGCTCGCCCTGGTCATCCTGGGGGCCTCGGGCTTCACCGCCCTGATCGGCTTCTCCCGCTCCTTCATCGTGGAGATGATTCAATATTCCGGCAGCGGGCTGCATCTGGGCTCGCTCCAGGCGGCCATGCTGCTCTTCGCGCCCCCGGCGACGCTGCTGGGCATGGTGGCCCCCTTCGCGGCGCGCATCCGGCTGAGCGATTGCGCCCACGCGGGCCGCACAGTGGGCAGGCTCTACGCCCTCTCCACCCTGGGCAGCATCGTGGGCACCTTCGCCGGGGGGTTCTTCCTGATCTCCTGGTTCGGCAGCGCGGCGATCCAGTTCCTGCTGGCGGCGGTGCTGGTGCTGGCCTCCCTGCTGTGCCACGCGGGGCGCTGGCAGCCCAAGGCCTGTCTGGCCGCCGCCTACGTCGGCCTCTACCTGCTGGCCGCCTTCGACGCCGAGGCCTACGCCGCCCGTAACATCCACGACGTGGACACCCCCTATCAGCGCGTGCTGGTCTACCCCTCGCGCGATTTCACGACGGGCAAGAGCACCCTGGCCATGAGCACCGGTCCGGAGGGGGTACAGGGGGCCGTCTACCCCGACGAACCTGGGGGGTTGGCCCTCAATTACACCCGCTTCCTCACCCTGGCCGGGCATTTCGCGCCGGATTTCCGCTCCGTGCTCGTGCTGGGCGGCGGGGCCTACGCCTTCCCCAAGTACGTTCTGGAGCATCACCCGCAGGCCCGAGTGGACGTGGTGGAGCTGGACCCCGGCGTGACCCGGCTGGCGCGCGAGCACTTCTTCCTGCGGGACGACCCCAGGATGCGCCTGATCCAGGAGGACGCCCGCACCTTCCTCAACGCCAACAAGGCCCGCTACGACGTCATCGTGGAGGACGTCTTCAACTCCCACGCGTCCATCCCTTTCCACCTCACCACGGTGGAAACCGCGCGCCGCCTGAGCGACGCCCTGGAGGACCGGGGAGTGCTGCTGGTGAACAGCATATGCGCCCTGGAAGGGCCGGTCTCCCGCCTGTATACCTCGCTGTACGCCACGCTGCGGGCCGTATTTCCCCAGGTGCACGTGATTCGGGCCTGGACCTCCGGCGACCCTGCGGCTATGCAGAACGTCCTTTTCGTGTGCTTCAAGGACGCGGAGGAACGCCCCTGGACCAGCGGAGACGAGGAACGCCAGGCCCGGCTGGACCGGCGCATCGAGCCACCCTCCCTGGCCGGGGCCCTTGTGCTGACTGACGACTTCGCTCCAGTAGAACGCTTCATAACCGGTTGGTGA